GGTGGAGGAGATCGTGCACCGCACGGCGGCGGTGATGGGCGCGGGGATCGATGCGCCGGGTGCGCACGAACTCGCGCGCCGGGCGCGCGGCACGCCGCGCGTCGCGAACCGGCTGCTGCGTCGCGTGCGCGACTTCGCGCAGGTGAAGGCCGAGGGGCACATCTCGCAGGCGGTGGCGCGCGAGGCGCTCGCGATGCTCGACGTGGACGAGTACGGCCTCGACGAGATGGACGGACGCATCCTGCGCGCGATCGTCGAGAAGTTCGAGGGCGGCCCGGTGGGCGTGGGCACGATCGCCGCGGCGGTGGGCGAGGATGCGGACACGATCGAGGAGGTGTACGAGCCCTTCCTCGTGCAGAACGGGTTCCTGCAGCGCACGCCGCGCGGGCGCATGGCGACGGCGCAGGCGTACCGGCACCTCGGGTATCAGCCGCCTTCGGCGTCCGCGGAGCAGCTGGAGGCTCTCTGACGACGAAGGGGGAAGGAGGGAGGGGGAAGGTGATGCGCACCGCTGACTTCGACTTCCTCCTCCCCGAGTCGCTCATCGCGCAGGAGCCCGCGGCGCGGCGCGATGCGAGCCGGCTCATGATCGTGCACCGCGACCGCGGCACGATCGAGCATCGCCGCTTCACGGACCTCGCCGAGTACCTGCGCGCGGGGGATGCGCTCGTGCTCAACACCACGCGCGTCTTTCGGGCGCGGTTGCTCGGCACGCGCGACTCGGGCGCGCCGGCGGAGGTGTTCCTGCTCCGCGAGGTGGCGCCGGATACGTGGGAGGCGATGGTCCAGCCGGGGAACAAGCTCAAGCCCGGGCGGCGCGTGCACATCGCGCCGGGGTTCGACGCCGAGATCCTCGAGGCGACCGCGCGCGGCACGCGGCTCGTTCGGCTGCACGCTGGCGACCCGCGCGCGGCGATCGCGGCGCATGGGCACATCCCGCTGCCGCCGTACATCGCGCGCGGTGACGCCCCCGCCGATGCGGAGCGCTACCAGACGGTCTTCGCGCGCGAGGAGGGATCGGTGGCGGCACCGACGGCCGGGCTGCACTTCACGCCGGAGTTGCTCGCCACGCTCGAGGCCAAGGGGGTCCGCCGCGCGGAGGTGCTGCTGCATGTGGGCGCCGGGACGTTCAAGCCGGTGGACGTGGAGGATCCGGCGGACCACGTGATGCACGAGGAGTGGTACGACCTGCCGTCGGCGACGGGCGCGCTGCTCGACGCCACGCGTGCCGTGGGCGGGCGCATCTGCGCGGTGGGCACGACGAGCCTGCGCACGCTGGAGAGCGCGTACGAGGCATCGGGGAGCGGGGGGCGGTACCGCACCGGGAGCGGCGAGACGTCGATCTTCATCCGCCCGCCCCATCGCCCGCGTGCGGCCGACCTGCTCGTCACCAACTTCCATCTTCCCCGTTCGACGCTGCTCATGCTCGTCGCGGCGATGGCGGGGTACGACCTGACCATGCGCGCCTACGAGACGGCGGTCCGCGAGGGCTACCGGTTCTACTCGTACGGTGACGCGATGCTCGTCACCTGACCCGGGCGGGGCGCACCCGATAGATTTCCATGGGTGGCCGCGCGCGTGGACCGCGCGGGCCCTCGAACGTCCCCCCAGCCTTCCGACCGCCCCATGCATCCGATCCTCTTCGCCCAGACCGCTGCGCCCGTCGGCCCCTCCGGCCTCGGCCAGCTGATCATGTTCGGCTCGATCTTCGCGATCTTCTACTTCCTCGTGATCCGCCCGCAGAGCAAGCAGCGCAAGGAGCACGAGGAGAAGGTGATGAACATCAAGAAGGGCGACTCGGTCGTCACCGCCGGCGGCATCGTCGGCGAGGTGATCCACATCGCGATGGGGCAGAAGGACGGCGCCACCGCCGCGACGCTCGGCGACCACATCACGATCAAGAGCGGCGAGAGCCGCCTCGTGGTCGTCCGCAACCGCATCGCCGCCGTCGGCGGCGAAGAGCTCCCGGCGGCCTGAGTCGGATGGCGATCCTCCCCATCTCGGTCCTCGGCCAGCCGATCCTGCGGCAGGAGACCGTCCCCGTGGAGGTCGTGACCGACGAGCTGCGCGCGCTCGCCGACGACATGATCGAGACGATGCGCGCCGCGGAGGGCGTGGGCCTCGCGGCGCCGCAGGTGGGGCGCACCGAGCGGCTCGCCGTCGTCGAGGTGGACGGGCAGCTCTTCACGCTGTTCAACCCCGAGATCGTCGCGCGGCAGGCGAAGATCAAGTGGGAGGAAGGGTGCCTCTCGATCCCCGACGTGTACGGGTGGATCGAGCGCTCCGAGTACGTGAAGGTCCGCGCGATGGGCCGCGACGGCGAGCCGGTGGAGGTGGAGGGCACGGGGCTGCTCGCCGTGTGCCTGCAGCACGAGATCGACCACCTGCATGGCAAGCTGTTCATCGACCATCTGAGCTTCCTCAAGCGGCGCGCCGCCCTGGCCGTGTGGGAAGAAGAGCGCGGCAAGTATCCGGACGGGCTCCGGGTGCTGGCGGGAAGGACCGAAGAACGAGGGGAAGGAGCGAATTCGGAGGATGTGAAGTAGAAGTCTCAGGGGGAGGGCGATG
This window of the Gemmatimonadota bacterium genome carries:
- the queA gene encoding tRNA preQ1(34) S-adenosylmethionine ribosyltransferase-isomerase QueA, producing the protein MRTADFDFLLPESLIAQEPAARRDASRLMIVHRDRGTIEHRRFTDLAEYLRAGDALVLNTTRVFRARLLGTRDSGAPAEVFLLREVAPDTWEAMVQPGNKLKPGRRVHIAPGFDAEILEATARGTRLVRLHAGDPRAAIAAHGHIPLPPYIARGDAPADAERYQTVFAREEGSVAAPTAGLHFTPELLATLEAKGVRRAEVLLHVGAGTFKPVDVEDPADHVMHEEWYDLPSATGALLDATRAVGGRICAVGTTSLRTLESAYEASGSGGRYRTGSGETSIFIRPPHRPRAADLLVTNFHLPRSTLLMLVAAMAGYDLTMRAYETAVREGYRFYSYGDAMLVT
- the yajC gene encoding preprotein translocase subunit YajC yields the protein MHPILFAQTAAPVGPSGLGQLIMFGSIFAIFYFLVIRPQSKQRKEHEEKVMNIKKGDSVVTAGGIVGEVIHIAMGQKDGATAATLGDHITIKSGESRLVVVRNRIAAVGGEELPAA
- the def gene encoding peptide deformylase, which translates into the protein MAILPISVLGQPILRQETVPVEVVTDELRALADDMIETMRAAEGVGLAAPQVGRTERLAVVEVDGQLFTLFNPEIVARQAKIKWEEGCLSIPDVYGWIERSEYVKVRAMGRDGEPVEVEGTGLLAVCLQHEIDHLHGKLFIDHLSFLKRRAALAVWEEERGKYPDGLRVLAGRTEERGEGANSEDVK